Part of the Thermococcus barossii genome is shown below.
GCCCTCTCTGTACGCGGTCATCTCGATGAGTTCAATCTGTCCCTCCGCGTCTCCCCACTCCAGCGAAATCCCTTCCACTTCCTCCTCATTCAGGATTCCTTTCTCATGGAGGAGCCTCGCGAGGGCTATCGTGTCTCCGAGGGTCATCACGTCCATACCGTACTCGTCCGCCATGTGCTCCATCCTCAGAACTGCCTCGGTGTCGGTTATGCAGTTGTTGCTCCCGAGGGCGTATATGGACTCGAACTCGCTCGCAGTACCGTATTCACCCGTGCTCGGCAGGTAGTAAACGTCCTTACACGCGAGCGGACAGGAGAAGCATTGAGTCCTTCCCACCTCGTACTCCGCCAGATCCTGAGGTCTAAGCCCAACAGGCAGTTCCTCGGCACTGAGCGGAACCTGGAAGTACTTCCAGCTCGGGTACCACTGTATCAGCCCGTAATGAGTCCCGATGACGGAGTAGATTCTCTTTACGAACTCGTTCCGATTGAAGTAGTCTATGTCCTCCCGGGCCATCTCGTAGAACCTTTCAGGGTCGGCCGGCTCAACCTCCCCCGTTCCGATGACCGCTATTGCCTTGAGGTTCTTCGAGCCCCACACAGCGCCGCTTCCCCTGGCCCCTGAGTGGTACTTGTCCACCATCGTCGTGGCGAAGCGCACGAGGTTCTCCCCCGCCGGGCCGATCCCGGCAACGCTGACCTCATCACCGTGCTCGTCCCTCAGCCAGTCAACGGTCTCGCCTGTGGTCAGGCCCCAGAGTTCCCCCGCGTCCCTTATCTCGACGTTATCGTCTTCGATGAAGATGTACTTCGGTTTTTTGGCCCTTCCGGTTAGAACGATCTGCTCATAACCTGCAAATTTCAGCATTGCGGAGAACTCACCGCCGGCGTTACCGTCCCCAAGAATCCCGGAGAGCGGCGAAAGGGTGCTTATGTGAAGCCTGCTGGTCATCGGAAGTGCAGTTCCAGCGAAGGTTCCGTTGCCCAGTGCAAGGACGTTCTCAGGACTCAGTGGGTCTATTCTTCCTGGCACCATATCTAGGAGGGCCTTTGAGTTGAAGCCCCTACCCCCGAGGTAGGCCTTTACATCCTCCGGCGAAACTTCCCGTTTAACGACCTTCTCACGCGTCAGGTCGATGATTAGAACGTTCCCGGCATTCTGCCCAGGTGATGTTGACATTTTTTCATTCCTCCGTTGAATGGCTCGTAATATATCAAATCCTGTATTGATGTATATAAGCGTTATCTGGGCTGTGGAGAAAATCCACCCGTGTTCCAAAAACCTCTTAACCCCTCGCTCCCTTCTCTCTCAGGTGGTTGGAATGGAGGCTTTTGATAAGGAAGAGCTCACGATCATCAGGAAGTTTGAGCACATAGAGCACTGCCTCAGGAGGAACGTTCAGGCTCATGTAAGCAACGGCTTTGAGGATGTGCACTTCGTCCATATGAGCCTGCCCGAGATAGACAAGGACGAGGTGGATTTGAGCGTCGAGTTCCTTGGAAGGAAGTTCGACTACCCGATTTTTATAGCCGGAATGACCGGCGGAACGAGGGGCTCTCAGCTCGCGGGCAAGATAAACAAGACCCTCGCCCAGGCTGCACAGGAGCTCAACATACCGATGGGCGTCGGCAGTCAGAGGGCCATGATAAGGAAGCCTGAAACCTGGGAGAGCTACTACGTCCGCGATGTCGCTCCGGACGTCTTCCTCGTCGGCAACCTCGGGGCACCGCAGTTCGCCGAGACGATGCCGGGGCGCTACGGGGTTGAGGAGGCCCTTAAAGCAGTTGAGACCATCCAGGCCGATGCTCTTGCCATACACCTCAACCCGCTCCAGGAGAGCGTTCAGCCGGAGGGGGACACGCAGTACCGCGGAGTGCTGAAGGCACTAGCCGAGCTTAAAGCCGAGTTTCCCTACCCGATAATCGCCAAAGAAACCGGTGCCGGCGTCTCGATGGAGGTCGCGATAAGGCTCGAAAGCATTGGAATAGACGCGATTGACGTCGGTGGCCTCGGCGGGACGAGCTGGAGCGCCGTCGAGTACTACCGTGCCAAGGACGAGATGGGCAGAAACCTCGCCCTTCGCTTCTGGGACTGGGGTATAAAGACTGCCATAAGCGTTGCTGAGGTTCGCTACTCAACGGATCTGCCAATTATCGCTACTGGCGGAATGCGCGACGGAATAATGATGGCGAAGGCCCTCGCAATGGGTGCAACCTTTGCCGGCGTCGCTTTACCGCTCCTCAGACCAGCGGTCAAGGGCGACGTTGAGGGGGTAATCAAAGTCCTTCAGCGCTACATCGAGGAGATACGAAATGCCATGTTCCTCGTTGGGGCTAAAAACGTCGAGGAGCTCAGGAAGGTTCCGCTTGTGGTTACGGGCTTCACGAGGGAGTGGCTCGAGCAGAGGATTGAGCTGGCGAGTTATCTCAGGGGGCGCTGATTTTACATCTTCTGCCTTCACGCGACTCTTTTACTCTTCCCCCTATTTGCTCATTTTAAGAGCAAAACCCAACTCTGAATAGGATTATAACTAAACAAAGGAGAGAAGAATTCTTGTATATAGTAAAAGGAAAAATTTATAACCAGAAGTTGTATAATGGGTATTGCAGACAAGCCATGGGTGAGTCTATGCATTGACTGTTATTAAACACTGGTGATGGATATGAAAAAGAAAAGCTTCTTGGCATTTCTCCTGATTGGGATTGTATTTTTCAGTCTCTTTTTTTATTTTAATCCACTCAGTGAACCCAAAGAGAGTGATCAGGCCTATGAATACTCCGTAGATGAGATGTATGCCCGTCATTCATTTAGCAGGGAATTCGGAAAATTCGATTTTTGGGATTTAATCAGCAAAAAAGACATTGACAGAATTAGGTCTCAAGTTAAAAACGGTTATATGGAATCTGAGGAACTGTTCTATGACACGGGCATATATACATGGCCCCTTTACTCTTCCTATGCATGGGATGCTGTTGAGAGCAACATTTCCTGCCCAAGAAACATGACCTCTGAGAAATTCCCTGCTTTAATACGAAATATAAGTCCCAGATATGAAAAACTGAGGAACACCCAAGAATACTATTTAAGGGCTTTCAGGAATCTTGAGAGTGAGGTCACGGAACCCCGTGCATATGCGTTGTTGGCGTGGCTCGAACTTTTGCTGGTTGATAACCATGATTTAAATTATGATGAGTATGCCAGAGAATACGGTTTCTCCGAGGATGTATGTAAATCCCTCTTAGGACTCCCAGAATATTACGAGAACTATGTCTTTCCTTACGTTGAGATGGGAATAGGGAGAGTTATCGAGCTCAACTCTAGGTCTTCAGGTGACGAGATTCTAAGCGAAAAGGCCCGTGCAATAATACAAAATCGGGGAGACTTACTGGGCTCTGAGCTTGTCCTTATTAACAAAACAAAACAGGGAAGCCTGGAGGTCTATGGGGCATATGGACTGACCTATTACAACCTTTCAAAAAACTTATCCACCCGCGGGTTTAATTCTCTGGCGCTGTTCTATTTCAGCTGGGCTGAGGGGTACTACAATATTTCCAAAGACGATGTCGCGAAAGTTCCAATGAGACTTGATTACCCATTCAATGTGTCTGAAATTCGGGACATGGTATACTCGGAGACCAGCGATCTCCTGAACCGGCTCCACAGAAGCAACTTTTACACCCTCGATCCGCTGATCTCCCAGGTGGTGCTCTATCACATCGCCAGAGTAGACTATACGGTGCTCCCAAAGCTTCAAGACAGGAATTCAGGGATGTACTTCATGTACCCCTCGGAGGTATACACTGAATACCTCCGGATACTGGCGAAAGTTAGAGGGGTGGAGATATTCTACGAACACTTGGCAGAATCCTGAGGGGAAGAACAGCACGGATTCTTTGGCCTTCTTTTCTTTGCTACCTTTTGGAAACTCGCTCATAACTGGAAAATGTCAGGTGGAACAAGAAGATGTTTGTTTAACCTGAGAATGCACACCTTTTTAAACCCCTGCCAACAACTATGACCAACGCAGCTCCATGCCTCAGGAGAGGCTTGGGGGCGTTGGGAGGAATAGACATGATAAAAATCTACACAGTTAGCGGTTACGAGGAAGTAGGCAAGAACATGACCGCCGTCGAATACAACGGCGAAGTTGTTATAATCGACATGGGGATAAGGCTTGACCGCGTTCTCATTCATGAAGACGTCAATATCCAGCAGTTTCCCACGAAGGAACTTCAAAAATTGGGTGCAATTCCTGACGATTCATCAATACGGAACAGGAAGGTCGTCGCGATAACCTTCACCCACGGCCATCTCGACCACATCGGAGCCGTCGCGAAGCTGGCTCCCCATTACCCGGATGTCCCGATATACGGCACGCCCTACACGATAAAGCTCGCGAAGGGCGAGGTCAAGAGCGAGCAGTACTTCGAGGTCAAGAACCCCATGTACGAGACAGAGTACGGCGAGATAGTCCAGGTGAGCGAGAACCTGGCGATAGAGTTTGTGAGGATAACTCACTCCATTCCGCAGTCCTCTATGGTCGTCGTCCACACCCCGGAGGGTGCCGTGGTTCACACGGGCGACTTCAAGTTTGACAACAACAACCCCCTCGGCGAGAGGCCGGACTACAAGCGCCTGAGGGAGCTCGGCAAAGAGGGCGTTAAGGTTCTTATCCCCGAGTCAACCCGTATTGAGCAGCCAACCAAGACGCCGAGCGAGGCGGTCGCCCAGATGCTCCTTGAGGACTTCTTCCTCTACGAGGGAATGGAGGCTGACGGCCTTATAGCGACCACCTTCGCCAGTCACATCGCCCGCCTTCAGGAGCTCATATGGATAGCCAACAAGATGGGCAGGCAGGCCGTTCTTGTGGGGCGCTCGCTCGCCAAGTACACCGGCATAGCCAAGCAGCTCGGTCTGATCAAGATGAAGGGGGCCAAGGCAGTTAGGAGTCCCAACGCGGTAAGAAAGGTTCTCAAGGAGGTTTCCGGGGCGAGGGAGAGCTACCTCCTCATAGTAACGGGGCACCAGGGAGAGCCGGGGGCCGTTCTTACTAGGATGGCAAACGGGGAGCTCTACGACATCGGCAAGCGCGACACCGTCGTCTTCTCAGCAGGGACAATACCCAACCCCCTCAACAGGGCCCAGCGCTACGTGCTGGAGACCAAGCTCAAGATGCGGGGAGTTAGGATGATAAAGGATCTCCACGTCTCCGGCCACGCCAGCAGGGAGGATCATCGCTACCTCCTTCGGCTTCTCAACCCGGAGAACATAGTGCCGGCACACGGCGACTTCAGGATGCTCACCCACTACGCCGAGCTGGCGGAGGAGGAGGGCTACCTCATCGGCAGGGACGTCTTTGTATCGAGGAACGGGTACATGGTCGAGATAAAGTAGGGTAAAACTGATAAAGAGTTGCCCTACTTTTCCTTTAGGTTGCTTTCATCGCTCACGGGGTGATATGATGGGGAAGTACGATGAGTTGTTTGCAAGGGTTAAGGAGCTTGCAAAGGACGTTGATAAGGCGATATTCGAGCTCATCCCTGAGAAAGAACCGAAGAACCTCTATGATGCCTCCAGACACTATCCGCTCGCCGGAGGAAAGCGCGTCAGGCCCTTCGTGGTTCTCCGCGCCGCCGAGGCCGTAGGCGGCGACCCAGAAAAGGCGCTCTATCCAGCCGCCGCCGTCGAGTTCATCCACAACTACTCCCTCGTCCACGATGACATCATGGACATGGACGAGTTGCGCAGGGGAAGACCGACCGTCCATAAGCTCTGGGGAGTGAACATGGCGATTCTGGCTGGAGACCTGCTCTTCACCAAGGCCTTCGAGGCGATAGCCAAAGCCGAGGTTAGCCCCGAGAAGAAGGAAAGAATTCTTAACGTTCTGGTCAGGACATCCAACCTTCTCTGCGAGGGCCAGGCCCTTGACATAGAGTTCGAGACGAGGGATGAGGTCACCGTTGACGAGTACCTCAGGATGATAAGCGGCAAGACCGGGGCGCTCTTTGAGGGCTCGGCTGAGATAGGCGCGATAGTCGGGACGGATAACGAGGATTACATAAAGGCCCTTGCTAGGTGGGGAATGAACGTCGGAATAGCGTTTCAGATATGGGATGACGTCCTCGACCTCATAGCGGACGAGGAGAAGCTCGGCAAGCCCGTTGGGAGCGACATAAGGAAGGGCAAAAAGACGCTCATAGTCAGCCATTTCTTCAGCAAAGCCAGCGAGGAGGACAAGGCCGAGTTCCTCAAGGTCTTCGGCAAGTACGCCGGCGACGCCAAGGGCGACGCTCTGATACACGATGAGAGGGTCAAGGAGGAAGTCGCCAGGGCCATCGAGCTCCTAAAGAAGTACGGCAGCATAGACTACGCTGCGGAATACGCCAAGAACCTCGTTAAGGAGGCCAACGAGGGCCTGAAGGTCCTCCCGAAAAGCGAGGCAAGAAATGATTTGGAGCTGCTGGCCGAGTTCCTCGTCGAGAGAGAGTTCTGATTTCTGCCTCCTTTCTTTGATTCTCCCATCAACGGGTTCTCATGCAAAATCTTATAACATCACTCCCCCTAATTATCCTCTGGTGAACAGCATGGGACAGTCCAAATGGGGAGTTCTTATGATCATGAGCGCGGCGCTCTTCATTATGTTCATCGACACCACGATGATGAACGTTTCTATCAGCGCCCTTGTAAGGGATCTTGACACAACCGTGGCCGGCGTCCAGGGTGCGATAACGCTCTACGCCCTGGTCATGGCAGCCTTCATGATAACCGGCGCAAAGCTGGCCGACATCTGGGGTACAAAGAAGGTCTTCTTCCGCGGACTGGTTATATACACAATAGGAACGCTTATGGCCGCCTTTGCCCCCAATCTCGCCGTTCTTCTCCTTGGGTGGTCAATCCTGGAGGGCATCGGCGCCTCGATGATGATGCCGGCGACGGTCACCTACATAACCAAGGCCTACACCGGCAAGGACAGGGCCTTCGCCTTTGGCGTCTGGGGTGGCGTCGGCGGTGCCGCTGCGGCATTCGGTCCGATTATTGGTGGTTTCTTCACGACATACATCACCTGGCGTCTCGGCTTCTTCATGGAGGCCTTCATAGCGGCGGGAATATTCGCCTACATGAAGATACTCTCCGACTACAGGCTGGAGAGGAAGGTGAAGCTCGACGTGGTGGGGGCGGCGCTCGTTGGCATTGGTCTGTTCCTGCTCACGCTTTCCGTCCTCATTATGGATCCCCTATCCAACCCGCCGGTTCTGCTCCTCATGGTCGCCGGCCTGGTGGTGCTGGCGGCATTCTGGAAGTACGAAGAACGGAGGAAAAGCAGGGGCGAGGACATTCTCATAGATGTAGACATCTTCAAGTCTAAAATCTTCACCGCGGCCAACCTGGTGAGCATCTTCTTCCAGATAACGCTCGCGGGCATAATGTTCACAATCCCGGTTTTCGTCCAGCAGTACCTCCACTACAACGCCATCCAGACCGGTTTTGTCATAGTCCCTCTCTCGATAATGATGTTCATATTCTCCATGAGCGGCCAGAGGTTTTTGAAGTACCTCACCCCGAAGCAGATAATCCAGCTCGGAATAGCCCTCACCTTCGTCGGCCTCTACCTCCTCCTCCGCGTCCTCAAGCCCGGGGTCGAGGGAAGCGACTTCGCCCTCGGCCTGGCCCTCTACGGAACGGGCTTTGGGCTTATATTTTCCCAGATAACCAACCTGGCAATGATGGGGGCGAAGCCGGAGCAGCAGGCTGACGCCTCCGGCGTCTTCAACGCCCAGAAGCAGTTCGGCCTCTCCCTCGGAACGGCCTTCATCGGTGCCGTCCTCGTCCTTGGAGTCATACACAGCATAACGAGGCAGATCTACGAGTCGGGCCTCTTTGAGGGGAACAAGGAGCAGATAAAGGAGGCCGTCATCCAGTGGATAATTAAGATGCAGCAGGGCGAGCTGAACATTCCACCGGAGTACCACGACATTGTTGTGAAGATGGTGAACGCGTCTTTCATCGACACGATGAAGGTGGCGGTAATCTTCATGATGGGCATCCTCGTCATCAGCGCCCTGCTCTCCTTCCTCCTGCCGAAGGGGGAGAAGGCCGTCGAAGAAGCTACCTGAGAGTGAACAAAGAGGTGTTCAAAAGGGTAGGAAAAAGAAAGCAGAGGTCACTCAACAAACACCGCCGGCTTCAGCGGCATCGCGGCCTTCTTCTTTCCTCCCTTGTCCTCCTCCGGGTTGATGATTATCTCGATGCCGAGCTCCTTCTCCATAAAGTCCTTGGCTTCCCTCAGGGCCTTCTCCTCGTCTATGCGCTTGACCTCAAAGGCCCTCTCCTTGATGAGCTTCTGGATGAGCCTGCTTACCTCCTTGCCGCGCTTCCTCATCTCCGGGTCTTTCATCAGCTCGGACATCGCTGACTTGAAGTCCTTCTTTTCTGAGACCACTTCCACAACGCGCCACTTCCACTCCGGGGCGGTGTAGACGTAGGCCCTCTTTGGCTCCTCTATCCTCGCCACGCGGATTATCTCCTTGATGTCCTCGATGAGGGCCTTGACGAACTCCTCCTCCGCCTCGACCGTCTCGTTCCACCACTCTGGAACCGGCTCTGGCCACTTCGCCAGGCTGACGAACCCTTCCCCGCCGAGCTTCTCCCAGAGCTCCTCGCTGATGTGCGGGGTGAACGGGGCCATCAGCCTGACCCAGACCTCTGCGAGCTTTCTGAGCACATGGCGCTTGGCGGTATCATCTCTTCCCTCCGTCCTCCTCATGTACCAGCGCAGGTCATTCAGGACTGAATAAAACGCCCACTGCACTGCCGTCCTTGTCCTGAACTCTTCGAGGGCTTTGGTGGCTTCCTCGATTGCCTTGTTCAGCCTGTGGAGCATCCAGCGGTCGATGTCCTTGAGTTCGACATCCTCCCTTGCATCATAGCCCGCGAACTCGCTTACCAGTTCGTAGAAGCGCTCGACCTGCCTGCGGAGCTTTCCGACCTCTTTCCTGCGCCAGTCGAAGTCGCTGTCGTGCTCAGCTAAGCCCATTATGTAGAGCCTCACCACATCGGCACCGTTCTCCTCGATTGCATCTATGAAGTTCAGCACGTTGCCCTTGCTCTTGCTCATTTTCGTTCCTTCGAGTGTTCCGAAGCCGTTGACGGCTATTCCCTTCGGCCAGTGCTCCTTCCTGAATATCGCCACGTGGTTGAATATGAAGAACGTCAGGTGGTTCGGTATCAGGTCCTTCGCCGAGCAGCGCCAGTCGAGCGGGTACCAGTACTCGAACTCCTCCTTCATTTCATGGATAATCTCCGCTGGAATCCCGGTCTTCTCGGCCAGCTCCTTCTCGCGCTTCTCGCTGAACTCCTCCAGGAACAGGTAGTCGAAGAACTCCCTGTCGAGCTTCTCCGGGTCGAGCCTACCCTCCTCGCGGAGCCTGTTGATGTGCCTGCTTATCGTGTAGTACGCCATGTAGATGGTTGAGTCGCTCAGGCTCTCGATGACCCAGTCGGGATCCCACGGGAGCGGCGTTCCCAGGCCGACTTTTCTCGCGCAGGCCTTCTTGTCGAGCCACTCTATTACCGCTTCGAACTGTGCGCGCCTGCTCTCTGGATAAATCGTCATCTCCGCCAGGGCTTCCCTCGCCTTCTCCTTCCACTCGGGGTTGCCGTAGTCGATGAACCACTGGTCGTGGATTATCTTGATGACGGCCTGGTTTCCGAAGCGGCTTATCACGGGCTTCTCGGCGAACTCGTACATTATCTCGGCCCTTCCGCTCTCTAGCAGCTCCTTAGCTATCAGGTCTTTGGCCTCCTGGACCGTCTTGCCGGCGTAGGGCTCTATCTTGAAGATGCCCTTGTGGTACTCGGCCTTGTAGATGTTCTTTGTCGCTTCCTCAAGCTTCTCAACGTCCTTCTGGCTCTTCACTCCGAGCCTCTCAGCCTCTTCCACGGCGGGGAAGTCGCCGTAGCCTTCGAGCCTTATCAGTGAGATGTAGCTTATCTCCTCGACCACGCGCGGGTCTATGTCGTACTTGAGCAGGAGCTCGGTCTCCTTCTTCAAATCCTCCAGGGCCACGTGGTCGAAGGGAGCGTGAGCCGGAACGCTCATGACAACCCCTGTCGCGTTGTCTGGGTCAACGAACTCGGCCGGCAGGATTATGACCTCGTCGCCCGTTACGGGGTTCTTCACGTACTTGCCGATCAGCCTCTCGCCCCTGAACTCCTCGATGACCTCGATCTCCCTGTCCTGGAAGGAGAGCTTGTAAGCGGCTTCTTTGCTGATTATCCAGGTCTCTTCCCTTCCGTTGCGCCTGACTTTCGCCTTGACGTAAATCGCCTCTGGGTTCAGCCACATGTTGGTTACTCCATAGACTGTCTCCGGCCTCAGCGTAGCGGCGGGCAGGTAGATTTCCTCGCCGTTCTCCTCCAGTATGAACTTGATGATGACGTAGTCCAGTATCTGGACGTCTTCGCCCTCCATTATGTCGTGGTCGCCGAGAGGAGTGCCAACAACCGGGTCCCAGCGGACCCTGTGGGCGCCCTTGACGACCAGCCCCTTGTCCTTGAGAGTCCAGAACTGCCACTCAATGAACTTGCTGAAGGGCGGGAAGAGACTTGTGGTATGGAACTCGCGCGTCCAGTCAACGGAGAAACCGGCGCGTATGAAGGTCTCCCTCGCGGCCTTCATGAAGTACTTGACTATCTCCCTCGGATCCTCGAACTTCCAGAGGATTTCCTCGGGAACTTTGTATACGTCGCGGTAGATGTGTATCGTCTTGGGGTCGCGGTTCTTGATGCGCTCGGCAATTCCAACTATGGGCGCGCCGGTGATGTGCCAGGCCATGGGGAAGAGAACGTTGTACCCCTGCATTCTCTTGAACCTGGCGATAACGTCGGGAATCGTGTAGGTTCTCGCGTGGCCGACGTGAAGGTGCCCCGAGAGGTACGGGAAAGCGACCGTTATGTAGAACTTCTTCTCTTTCGGTTTCTCATTTGCCTTTGGTTCAAAGGCCTTTTCCTCCAGCCAGCGCTTCTGCCACTTCTTCTCAATGGCCTTAAAGTCGAGCTCAGCCATGGCTATACCTCCTCAGAATTTTTTCAAAAGAGCGTGAACAATACTCCAGAATAGGGGAGCCGTACGGGAAATCAGGCGCTGTTGCGATTCCAGCGATGGAGAAGGCACTCCCCCCTCATTGGCATCGGAGCGAGTAGGATTCCTTATATTTAAATCTTTTGTCGGACTCGTCCGGTTCTCTTCGTTTACTTTTTGGCATCTTCCGAACCAAAGTTGTTATATATCTTGGGTTCGTCTGGTTAAATTGGTGGGGTGATGGCCGTGGGTAAACTCGGAGAGGTGTTTCAGTTCCTGGATTCCGTCGGATTTGGAGAAACCGTACTGATAGAGTACACCTCACCCAACTACACCCTCGACTTCATGGTGCTCCTTCTGAAACGATACGCCGATGACAGGGGTCATCCGTTCGTCGTCGATGATAACTTGGATACGCTCCATGTAATCAACGAGCATCTCAGGTTCTTTGGGGTGAGGGGTATTTTTGACGATGCCATCGTTCTGAAGACCGGAGGGGTCGTGAACGTAGGAAAGGTCATTGATAGGGTGAAGGTGGAGAGTGAAGCATCAATCTATCTGCGCAGGTACGAAGAAGCAAGTGCCAGGGCTTTTTCTGACCTAGAAGGGTCTATAAACGTTGTCATTGGACTGGAAAAACTCTTCGCTTTCGTTGACAACTACCGCAACTTCTATGAGATGATATCCAGCATAGACCGGTTCCTGGGAAACAGGAAAAGAAAAGCGTTCTACCTGCTTGACAGGAACATCTGCGAGATGATACCAATCAACCCGCTTCCAGAACTTGAGAAGATCGCGAGCACATTCCTGGATGTTCAGTTCGACGGCACCAGGCTGATAGGGAAAATACACAAATCCCCGGACATTAGGATGATAGGATGGGAGATAGAGGTCTCGGTTGAGGACATCCTCTGACGCTTCGAAACCCTTTTCTTCCGTTTTGCCATCTCTATTCGGTGGTGTGTTTGAAGCATGCCTTCATAAACGGAAATGTCTACGTTTCATTCCGTCCGGTCCGGCGCGTTGAAGCGTTTTTGGTCGTGGACGGGAAGGTGGCCATGCTCGGGAGCACTGAGGATATCCTCAGGACAGCCGGGGTTCTGGGGGCAGGGGTAACCGACCTCGGCGGAAGAACCGTTCTGCCGGCTTTCATAGACTCCCACATGCACCTCGATGAGCTCGGCGAGTACCTTAACATGCTCGACCTCAGGGGAGTGCGGAGCATCGGGGAGCTCAAGGAAAAGCTCAGGGAGTTTGCGGAGGGAAGGAGGGGCTGGCTTCGCGGTCACGGCTGGGACCAGGAGCTCTTTGAGGAAAAACGCTGGCCCACCCGATGGGACTTGGACGAGGTGGTCAGCGACAGGCCGGTCATGCTCTCCCGCGTCTGCCTCCATGCGGCGGTTCTGAACACAAAAGCCCTGGAGGAGACCGGTCTGATCGACTGGGACTCCGAGGACGTTATCAGGGACGAAAGCGGGGAGCCCACGGGCATAGTGAAGGAGGAGGCCTTCAGCGTTGCCGTGAGGAAGTTCGACGAGATGATAGGCGAGGAGGAATACGCTGAATACCTGCTTCAGGTTGCCGATTATGCCCTCTCCAAGGGCGTAACGACTGTGGGCTTCGTCAGCGTTGGCGAGAGAGCCCTGAGGGCTCTGAGCAGGCTTGAGGCCGAGGGAAAGCTGAGGCTGAGGGTGAGGGCTTACCTGAACCCCGGGGAGGAGCTTGAGGTTCTGGAGTCCCTTGAGAGGCTGGGGATAAGGCGCGGTTTTGGCGGTGGGATGCTCAGGATAAACGGGGTCAAGGTGCTGGCGGATGGCTCCCTCGGGGCGAGGACGGCGTGGCTTTCGGGCCCTTACAGTGATGCGGATACGAGCGGGCATCCCAACGTGGGTGAGGAGTGGCTCGAGGCTGTGGCGAAAAGGGTTCACAATGCCGGCCTTCAGATGGCGGTTCATGCGATAGGAGACGCCACGATGGACATGGTTCTCGACGTCTATGAGTCCCTGGGGGACGTTGAAAGGGCCGGCCACAGGATAGAGCACGCATCCATAATGCGGCCCGACCAGATCGAGAGGGCGAAACGCCTCGGAGTCAGGCTCTCCGTACAGCCCCACTTCGTGCTCACGGACTGGTGGGTCATTGAGCGAGTTGGAGAAGAGCGCGCAAAATGGGTCTATCCGTTCAAGAGCATTGCTAAGGCCGGGATTCCCTTCGGACTCGGCACGGATTCGCCGGTAGAGCCCCTGGATCCA
Proteins encoded:
- the leuS gene encoding leucine--tRNA ligase; the protein is MAELDFKAIEKKWQKRWLEEKAFEPKANEKPKEKKFYITVAFPYLSGHLHVGHARTYTIPDVIARFKRMQGYNVLFPMAWHITGAPIVGIAERIKNRDPKTIHIYRDVYKVPEEILWKFEDPREIVKYFMKAARETFIRAGFSVDWTREFHTTSLFPPFSKFIEWQFWTLKDKGLVVKGAHRVRWDPVVGTPLGDHDIMEGEDVQILDYVIIKFILEENGEEIYLPAATLRPETVYGVTNMWLNPEAIYVKAKVRRNGREETWIISKEAAYKLSFQDREIEVIEEFRGERLIGKYVKNPVTGDEVIILPAEFVDPDNATGVVMSVPAHAPFDHVALEDLKKETELLLKYDIDPRVVEEISYISLIRLEGYGDFPAVEEAERLGVKSQKDVEKLEEATKNIYKAEYHKGIFKIEPYAGKTVQEAKDLIAKELLESGRAEIMYEFAEKPVISRFGNQAVIKIIHDQWFIDYGNPEWKEKAREALAEMTIYPESRRAQFEAVIEWLDKKACARKVGLGTPLPWDPDWVIESLSDSTIYMAYYTISRHINRLREEGRLDPEKLDREFFDYLFLEEFSEKREKELAEKTGIPAEIIHEMKEEFEYWYPLDWRCSAKDLIPNHLTFFIFNHVAIFRKEHWPKGIAVNGFGTLEGTKMSKSKGNVLNFIDAIEENGADVVRLYIMGLAEHDSDFDWRRKEVGKLRRQVERFYELVSEFAGYDAREDVELKDIDRWMLHRLNKAIEEATKALEEFRTRTAVQWAFYSVLNDLRWYMRRTEGRDDTAKRHVLRKLAEVWVRLMAPFTPHISEELWEKLGGEGFVSLAKWPEPVPEWWNETVEAEEEFVKALIEDIKEIIRVARIEEPKRAYVYTAPEWKWRVVEVVSEKKDFKSAMSELMKDPEMRKRGKEVSRLIQKLIKERAFEVKRIDEEKALREAKDFMEKELGIEIIINPEEDKGGKKKAAMPLKPAVFVE
- a CDS encoding amidohydrolase, which gives rise to MVCLKHAFINGNVYVSFRPVRRVEAFLVVDGKVAMLGSTEDILRTAGVLGAGVTDLGGRTVLPAFIDSHMHLDELGEYLNMLDLRGVRSIGELKEKLREFAEGRRGWLRGHGWDQELFEEKRWPTRWDLDEVVSDRPVMLSRVCLHAAVLNTKALEETGLIDWDSEDVIRDESGEPTGIVKEEAFSVAVRKFDEMIGEEEYAEYLLQVADYALSKGVTTVGFVSVGERALRALSRLEAEGKLRLRVRAYLNPGEELEVLESLERLGIRRGFGGGMLRINGVKVLADGSLGARTAWLSGPYSDADTSGHPNVGEEWLEAVAKRVHNAGLQMAVHAIGDATMDMVLDVYESLGDVERAGHRIEHASIMRPDQIERAKRLGVRLSVQPHFVLTDWWVIERVGEERAKWVYPFKSIAKAGIPFGLGTDSPVEPLDPWETVYAAVTRGKYENLPLAALTGDEALGLEETLHAYTAGSAQVLMDEELGTLEEGKLADFIVVSTDPFEVDEKELRRIRVLETYVGGERVFKA
- a CDS encoding DUF257 family protein, producing MAVGKLGEVFQFLDSVGFGETVLIEYTSPNYTLDFMVLLLKRYADDRGHPFVVDDNLDTLHVINEHLRFFGVRGIFDDAIVLKTGGVVNVGKVIDRVKVESEASIYLRRYEEASARAFSDLEGSINVVIGLEKLFAFVDNYRNFYEMISSIDRFLGNRKRKAFYLLDRNICEMIPINPLPELEKIASTFLDVQFDGTRLIGKIHKSPDIRMIGWEIEVSVEDIL